In Streptomyces longhuiensis, the following proteins share a genomic window:
- a CDS encoding tautomerase family protein: MPFIRVTVTDTALPADVRRTLAEGLTGLAVSALRKSGARTIVHVDLVPADRYYVDGRPLTGGLDAHVEATVTVGTNSAAEKAAFIAEAGELLAKTLGPLARCGVALHELHPESYGYDGVTQFDFYRREAARR; the protein is encoded by the coding sequence ATGCCTTTCATCCGCGTCACCGTCACCGACACCGCACTTCCCGCCGACGTCCGGCGCACCCTCGCCGAGGGCCTCACGGGCCTGGCCGTGTCGGCGCTGCGCAAGTCCGGCGCCAGGACCATCGTGCACGTCGACCTGGTGCCGGCCGACCGCTACTACGTGGACGGCAGGCCGCTGACCGGTGGCCTCGACGCCCATGTCGAGGCCACCGTCACCGTCGGCACGAACAGCGCCGCGGAGAAGGCCGCGTTCATCGCGGAGGCGGGCGAACTGCTCGCCAAGACCCTTGGTCCGCTGGCCCGTTGCGGAGTCGCGCTGCACGAACTGCACCCCGAGAGCTACGGATACGACGGCGTGACGCAGTTCGACTTCTACCGTCGCGAGGCCGCCCGGCGGTAG
- the fusA gene encoding elongation factor G translates to MRTDLHRHDTDPLTAVRNVGILAHVDAGKTTVTERILYITGATHKRGEVHDGTTVTDFDVQERERGITISAAAVSCAWDGHRINLIDTPGHVDFADEVERSLRVLDGAVAVFDAVAGVEPQSESVWRQADRHGVPRIAFVNKLDRAGADLDTAVESMRRRLDTVPMVVQLPVGREDAFTGVVDLIRMRLLTWREGGDTYEEGPVPEELREETRRRRRLLEETVAQLHPGALEEFCDGSALSAGTLAEALRDLTRSGEGVVVLCGSAYRNRGVEPLLDAVVAYLPSPLDVPAVRGAVGDDEQVRACDPAAPLAALVFKVQATPRGRLTYLRVYSGTVHRGEAVWDAGARRTERIGRILRVQADRHTEVDRAVAGDIVAVAGVKAARSGATLCAPDAPVVLEPPTVAEPVVSVAVEAHRNADSARLVSALARLVEEDPSLVVRSDRESGQTVLSGMGELHLEVAVEKIRRTHGLQVGVGRPQVAYRETVARGVSGLVYRHVKQEGGAGQFAHVVIDVRPLPVAQDGTGRAADFVFRSVVIGGRLPRDYVQAVEAGCRDALSEGPLGGHRVTGVQVTLTDGSTHPKDSSPMAFRTAGRFALRAAFRASVMALLEPVVEVTATVPEDAVGGVLGDLAARRGRISASAMRAGTAVVTATVPLAELFGYASQLRGRTQGRGTFTSRATGYAPVPGAVSEQVTSR, encoded by the coding sequence GTGCGTACCGACCTGCACCGTCATGACACCGACCCTCTGACCGCCGTCCGCAATGTGGGCATCCTCGCCCACGTCGACGCCGGCAAGACCACCGTCACCGAACGAATCCTCTACATCACCGGCGCCACCCACAAACGCGGCGAGGTCCACGACGGCACCACCGTCACCGACTTCGACGTCCAGGAACGCGAACGGGGCATCACCATCTCCGCCGCGGCCGTCAGCTGCGCCTGGGACGGGCACCGGATCAACCTGATCGACACCCCGGGCCATGTCGACTTCGCCGACGAGGTCGAGCGCTCCCTGCGCGTGCTGGACGGCGCCGTCGCGGTGTTCGACGCCGTCGCGGGCGTCGAGCCGCAGAGCGAGTCGGTCTGGCGGCAGGCCGACCGCCACGGCGTGCCGCGCATCGCCTTCGTGAACAAGCTCGACCGCGCCGGTGCCGACCTCGACACGGCGGTCGAGTCGATGCGCCGTCGCCTCGACACGGTCCCGATGGTGGTCCAGCTGCCGGTCGGCCGCGAGGACGCGTTCACCGGCGTCGTCGACCTGATCCGCATGCGTCTCCTCACCTGGCGCGAGGGCGGCGACACGTACGAGGAGGGGCCCGTTCCGGAAGAGCTGCGCGAGGAGACGCGGCGGCGCAGGCGGCTCCTCGAGGAGACGGTGGCGCAACTGCATCCCGGCGCGCTGGAGGAGTTCTGCGACGGATCGGCTCTGTCCGCCGGGACGCTGGCAGAGGCGCTGCGGGATCTGACGCGCAGCGGTGAGGGCGTCGTCGTGCTGTGCGGATCGGCGTACCGCAACCGCGGTGTCGAGCCGCTCCTGGACGCGGTCGTCGCGTACCTGCCTTCACCGCTCGACGTGCCCGCGGTGCGCGGCGCCGTCGGTGACGACGAGCAGGTGCGGGCCTGCGATCCGGCGGCACCGCTGGCCGCGCTGGTGTTCAAGGTGCAGGCGACTCCTCGTGGGCGTCTGACCTATCTGCGGGTGTACTCGGGAACGGTTCACAGGGGAGAGGCGGTGTGGGATGCGGGCGCACGGCGTACGGAGCGGATCGGCCGGATCCTGCGCGTCCAGGCCGACCGGCACACCGAGGTGGACCGCGCGGTGGCCGGCGACATCGTCGCGGTGGCCGGAGTGAAGGCCGCCCGCAGCGGCGCGACCCTGTGCGCACCCGACGCGCCTGTCGTCCTCGAACCGCCCACGGTGGCCGAACCGGTCGTCTCCGTAGCGGTCGAGGCACACAGGAACGCCGACAGCGCCCGGCTGGTGTCCGCGCTGGCACGGCTCGTCGAGGAGGACCCCTCGCTCGTCGTCAGGTCCGACCGCGAGAGCGGCCAGACGGTCCTTTCGGGCATGGGCGAACTGCATCTGGAGGTGGCGGTGGAGAAGATCCGCCGGACCCACGGACTGCAGGTCGGCGTCGGCAGGCCGCAGGTGGCCTACCGGGAGACGGTCGCGCGCGGGGTGTCCGGTCTGGTGTACCGGCATGTCAAACAGGAGGGAGGAGCAGGCCAGTTCGCGCACGTCGTCATCGACGTACGGCCGCTGCCGGTGGCGCAGGACGGTACGGGCCGGGCGGCGGACTTCGTGTTCCGGTCGGTCGTCATCGGCGGACGGCTGCCGCGGGACTACGTCCAGGCCGTGGAGGCCGGGTGCAGGGACGCCCTGAGCGAGGGCCCCCTCGGAGGCCATCGGGTCACAGGGGTGCAGGTCACGCTCACCGACGGGTCCACGCACCCCAAGGACTCCTCGCCGATGGCGTTCCGTACGGCGGGCCGTTTCGCGCTCAGGGCGGCCTTCCGGGCGAGTGTCATGGCGCTCCTCGAACCGGTCGTCGAGGTCACGGCCACCGTGCCCGAGGACGCCGTGGGCGGGGTGCTCGGGGACCTCGCGGCGCGACGCGGCCGGATCTCCGCCTCCGCGATGCGCGCGGGCACCGCGGTCGTCACGGCGACGGTGCCGCTGGCCGAACTCTTCGGCTACGCGTCCCAGTTGCGCGGCCGGACCCAGGGCCGGGGCACGTTCACCAGCCGGGCGACCGGCTACGCGCCGGTACCGGGTGCGGTGTCCGAGCAGGTGACTTCGCGGTAG
- a CDS encoding DUF2000 domain-containing protein, producing MDETPTDVASPAPTAADDHSGPAPVRFDTKIAVLLRDDLEPWQRLNVTAFLVSGLGTTAPEVVGAPYEDADATVYLPMFRQPVLVFEGSEKTLATAHARAVSRSLPTAVFTAELFGTGNDRDNRAAVRAVPTDRLDLVGMAVYGARGAVDKVLKGARMHP from the coding sequence ATGGACGAGACCCCCACCGACGTTGCGAGCCCGGCGCCGACCGCCGCGGACGACCACTCCGGCCCCGCGCCGGTCCGTTTCGACACCAAGATCGCCGTCCTGCTGCGCGACGACCTGGAGCCCTGGCAGCGGCTCAACGTGACCGCTTTCCTGGTCAGCGGGCTCGGTACGACGGCCCCCGAGGTGGTCGGAGCCCCGTACGAGGACGCCGACGCCACTGTGTACCTGCCGATGTTCCGCCAGCCGGTGCTGGTCTTCGAGGGGTCGGAGAAGACTCTGGCCACGGCGCACGCACGTGCCGTGTCGCGCTCGCTGCCGACGGCCGTGTTCACGGCGGAGCTGTTCGGCACGGGCAACGACCGGGACAACCGAGCCGCGGTCCGGGCCGTGCCCACCGACCGCCTGGACCTGGTCGGCATGGCCGTGTACGGCGCGCGGGGCGCCGTCGACAAGGTCCTCAAGGGGGCGCGGATGCATCCCTGA
- a CDS encoding class I SAM-dependent methyltransferase, which translates to MQLIEISDLVVDHDPGTRERLPVRGADVVARLVAAGDRGGARIAAGLACDDDGNLDPLAVDRRLVAVHTELQRLSEELRLGDRIAELLRPLLAVIRAAGHTDGPLRVVDVGCGLGYLVRWLAASGALGPDVDLVGVDFNAALVTEAGRLARAEGLPCRFVRGDAFALDEPATVYVSTGVLHHFRGDDLDAFFAAQATPGTAAFCHFDIAATGLAPIGAWVFHRARMRDPLGRHDGVMSARRAHDDETLLAAAAHADGLTPLVYEPRGRSNPFCTTLRPVIGVRPDLLPPLRAELGPGPSGRLVGRADTVGGTRQGASAGEGAA; encoded by the coding sequence GTGCAGCTCATCGAGATATCCGATCTGGTCGTGGACCACGACCCCGGCACGCGCGAACGCCTGCCGGTGCGGGGCGCCGACGTCGTCGCGCGGCTCGTCGCCGCGGGTGACCGCGGTGGCGCCCGTATCGCCGCCGGGCTGGCGTGCGACGACGACGGGAACCTCGATCCGCTCGCCGTGGACCGCCGGCTCGTCGCCGTCCACACCGAGCTCCAGCGGCTCAGCGAGGAACTGCGCCTCGGCGACCGCATCGCCGAACTCCTGCGTCCGCTGCTCGCCGTGATCCGTGCCGCCGGGCACACCGACGGCCCGCTGCGGGTGGTCGACGTCGGCTGCGGCCTCGGCTACCTCGTGCGGTGGCTGGCCGCGTCCGGCGCCCTCGGCCCGGATGTCGACCTGGTGGGCGTGGACTTCAACGCGGCCCTGGTCACCGAGGCGGGGCGGCTCGCCCGCGCGGAGGGACTGCCCTGCCGTTTCGTCCGGGGCGACGCGTTCGCCCTCGACGAGCCCGCCACCGTGTACGTGTCGACGGGCGTCCTGCACCACTTCCGGGGCGATGACCTCGACGCCTTCTTCGCCGCCCAGGCCACGCCGGGCACCGCCGCGTTCTGCCACTTCGACATCGCCGCCACCGGTCTCGCCCCGATCGGCGCGTGGGTCTTCCACCGGGCGCGGATGCGCGATCCGCTGGGCCGCCACGACGGCGTGATGTCGGCCCGCCGCGCCCACGACGACGAGACACTGCTGGCGGCCGCCGCCCACGCCGACGGCCTGACCCCGCTCGTGTACGAACCACGGGGCCGCAGCAACCCGTTCTGCACCACGCTGCGCCCCGTCATCGGCGTACGCCCGGACCTGTTGCCGCCGCTGCGGGCCGAGCTGGGACCCGGACCGTCGGGCCGCCTGGTCGGGCGTGCGGACACCGTGGGCGGGACGCGCCAGGGGGCTTCGGCGGGGGAGGGCGCCGCGTGA
- a CDS encoding LysR family transcriptional regulator, producing MTVNLSQLRAFLAVVEAGGFSAAAAELGLSQSAVSHAVASLERELTAPLLVRATPVRTTALGERVVPHARTAVIAARSVEQLAADAATMSGTVCLAATPTVCQGLVPGLLRHWGEDQPRVTVRVFEGDSAEIGAWLENGTADAAILIDPPPGPGIQLTADSYRAVLPLDHPLAGEPVVDIRDLEDDPFLISPNGCEDRIRTIHRLAGLRFTPTHRVRDLATLISMVQAGIGVTVLSEVSRSLIPPDLALLPLRPQTSRRLVLTGPRARPWHPAVRTLADSALDHLAAAGALSDAHAG from the coding sequence ATGACCGTGAACCTTTCCCAGCTGAGGGCGTTCCTCGCCGTCGTCGAGGCGGGCGGATTCAGCGCGGCGGCGGCCGAACTCGGTCTGAGCCAGTCGGCGGTGTCGCACGCGGTCGCGTCCCTGGAACGCGAGTTGACCGCTCCGCTGCTGGTCCGCGCCACTCCGGTGCGGACCACGGCGCTCGGCGAGCGGGTCGTGCCGCACGCCCGGACCGCGGTAATTGCGGCCCGGTCCGTGGAGCAACTCGCGGCGGACGCGGCCACCATGTCGGGCACGGTGTGCCTCGCCGCCACACCCACGGTCTGCCAGGGTCTGGTACCCGGCCTGCTGCGACACTGGGGCGAGGACCAGCCCCGCGTCACGGTCAGGGTCTTCGAGGGGGACAGTGCCGAGATCGGCGCCTGGCTGGAGAACGGGACGGCCGATGCCGCCATCCTGATCGACCCTCCCCCCGGCCCGGGCATCCAGCTCACCGCGGACAGCTACCGCGCCGTACTGCCCCTGGACCATCCCCTCGCCGGCGAGCCGGTCGTCGACATCCGTGACCTGGAGGACGATCCCTTCCTGATCTCGCCCAACGGCTGCGAGGACCGCATCCGGACGATCCACCGTCTCGCCGGGCTGCGGTTCACCCCCACGCACCGGGTACGGGATCTGGCGACCCTGATCAGCATGGTGCAGGCCGGTATCGGCGTGACCGTCCTGTCGGAGGTGTCCCGTTCCCTCATCCCGCCCGACCTGGCGCTGCTGCCGCTGCGCCCCCAGACCTCCCGGCGCCTCGTGCTCACCGGCCCCCGGGCCCGCCCCTGGCACCCGGCCGTCCGCACCTTGGCGGACTCCGCCCTGGACCATCTCGCCGCGGCCGGTGCCCTGTCGGACGCACACGCGGGCTGA
- a CDS encoding helix-turn-helix transcriptional regulator, translated as MVPRPEISAWRPQVAGVVEVFHAHFTEHAYPMHVHDAWTLLIVDDGAVRYHLDRHERGTPNDTVSLLPPRVPHNGSPATAHGFRKRVLYLDMTQLDETFIGAAVDGPDLTDPVLRTRVGQLHSALAHPGDEFEAQSRLALIGERLRTHLRPGVPDTERPGRGVAHDLRDLLDARLLDGIALDEASRLVHAHPTHLVRAFSGAFGIPPHQYVMSRRVDLARRLLLGGQPPGEVATAAGFYDQSHLTRHFKRVLGTTPGRYARTAP; from the coding sequence ATGGTGCCCCGGCCGGAGATCTCCGCTTGGCGCCCGCAGGTCGCGGGTGTCGTGGAGGTGTTCCACGCCCACTTCACCGAACACGCGTACCCCATGCACGTCCACGACGCGTGGACGCTGCTGATCGTCGACGACGGCGCGGTCCGCTATCACCTGGACCGCCACGAGCGCGGCACACCGAACGACACCGTCAGTCTGCTTCCGCCGCGCGTGCCGCACAACGGGTCGCCCGCCACCGCGCACGGCTTCCGCAAGCGCGTCCTCTACCTCGACATGACGCAGCTCGACGAGACCTTCATCGGAGCGGCGGTGGACGGACCCGACCTCACCGACCCCGTCCTGCGCACCCGCGTCGGCCAGCTCCACAGCGCCCTCGCCCACCCCGGCGACGAGTTCGAGGCGCAGAGCCGCCTCGCGCTGATCGGCGAACGGCTGCGCACCCACCTGCGCCCCGGGGTCCCCGACACCGAGCGGCCCGGCCGCGGCGTCGCCCACGACCTGCGGGACCTCCTGGACGCACGGCTCCTGGACGGCATCGCCCTGGACGAGGCGTCGCGTCTCGTCCACGCCCACCCGACCCATCTCGTACGCGCCTTCAGCGGCGCCTTCGGCATCCCGCCGCACCAGTACGTGATGTCCCGCCGTGTCGATCTGGCGCGCCGCCTGCTCCTCGGCGGGCAGCCGCCGGGCGAGGTCGCGACCGCCGCCGGGTTCTACGACCAGTCGCACCTCACCCGGCACTTCAAGCGGGTCCTCGGCACCACTCCGGGCCGCTACGCCCGCACCGCTCCCTGA
- a CDS encoding amidohydrolase produces the protein MPTPLVLLSARLLDPVTGAFLPQTALAVSGGRISALGDDHGIRERVDASTTVIDLKGAVVTPGLVDGHLHPVSGAELTGGLDLSGCADVEDVRAALAAEVRNLAPGAWLHGWGLDPNVFGDRPVGIAPFDSVLDGVPALLLLFDAHSMLASRRALELAGVDGPRTFDQASAEVVCDAQGRPTGLLQEDAACELVERVAPQPTREERRDRLAATLRAMAASGLTGGHVMDANGDSLALFSELDTAGELALRLRVAPWCQPGTDAEGVRALIEQQGAGGALWRTDGVKIFMDGTIDNGTAWLERPDCHGESTHAFWPDPEVYTRIIGELHRAGVPTATHAIGDAAVRHVLDAVEKAQATGGRGARHRVEHIETVPDDTLGRFAELGVIASMQPTHCCDFTRADHTDNWSRRLGEERAARAWRCRDLQDSGATVVLGSDWPIAPYPPLGVMAGARHRRPSRDLTQDPHGPEQALTPLEALQGLTVNAAYAAGEEHEAGRIAAGCRADLTVLADNPLTTAATALPDLPVLLTVLDGRPTHRDVSL, from the coding sequence GTGCCCACCCCTCTCGTCCTGCTCTCCGCCCGCCTGCTCGACCCGGTCACCGGCGCGTTCCTGCCGCAGACGGCCCTCGCCGTGTCCGGCGGCCGGATCTCCGCCCTGGGCGACGACCACGGCATACGTGAGCGCGTGGACGCTTCGACCACGGTGATCGACCTCAAGGGCGCCGTGGTGACCCCGGGCCTGGTCGACGGGCATCTCCACCCCGTCTCGGGCGCCGAGTTGACGGGCGGCCTCGACCTGTCGGGCTGCGCCGACGTGGAGGACGTGCGCGCGGCGCTCGCAGCCGAGGTGCGGAATCTGGCGCCGGGGGCGTGGCTGCACGGCTGGGGGCTCGACCCGAACGTCTTCGGCGACCGGCCCGTCGGGATCGCCCCCTTCGACTCCGTCCTCGACGGCGTACCGGCCCTTCTGCTGCTGTTCGACGCCCACTCCATGCTGGCCAGCAGGCGCGCGCTGGAACTGGCCGGCGTGGACGGCCCGCGGACCTTCGACCAGGCCTCCGCCGAAGTGGTCTGCGACGCGCAGGGCCGTCCCACCGGCCTGCTCCAGGAGGACGCCGCCTGCGAGCTCGTGGAACGGGTCGCCCCGCAGCCGACGCGGGAGGAGCGCCGCGACCGGCTCGCCGCCACGCTGCGCGCCATGGCCGCCTCGGGGCTCACCGGCGGTCACGTCATGGACGCGAACGGCGACAGCCTCGCCCTGTTCTCCGAGCTCGACACTGCGGGTGAGCTCGCGCTCCGCCTGCGGGTCGCGCCGTGGTGCCAGCCCGGCACCGACGCCGAAGGCGTACGCGCGCTCATCGAGCAGCAGGGCGCCGGCGGCGCGCTGTGGCGCACGGACGGCGTCAAGATCTTCATGGACGGCACCATCGACAACGGCACGGCCTGGCTGGAGCGCCCGGACTGCCACGGCGAGTCCACCCACGCCTTCTGGCCGGACCCCGAGGTCTACACGCGGATCATCGGCGAGCTGCATCGCGCCGGAGTGCCCACCGCCACCCATGCGATCGGCGACGCCGCCGTACGCCATGTCCTCGACGCCGTCGAGAAGGCGCAGGCCACCGGCGGGCGCGGCGCGCGCCACCGGGTCGAGCACATCGAGACCGTGCCCGACGACACCCTGGGCCGGTTCGCCGAGCTCGGCGTCATCGCGTCCATGCAGCCCACCCACTGCTGCGACTTCACCCGGGCCGACCACACCGACAACTGGTCGCGCCGCCTCGGTGAGGAGCGCGCGGCGCGCGCCTGGCGCTGCCGCGATCTGCAGGACTCGGGCGCCACCGTGGTCCTCGGCTCCGACTGGCCGATCGCCCCGTACCCGCCGCTGGGCGTCATGGCCGGCGCGCGCCACCGCCGCCCGAGCCGCGACCTCACCCAGGACCCGCACGGACCCGAGCAGGCGCTCACGCCGCTGGAGGCGCTCCAGGGTCTGACCGTCAACGCGGCCTACGCGGCGGGCGAGGAGCACGAGGCCGGGCGGATCGCCGCGGGTTGTCGCGCCGACCTCACCGTTCTCGCCGACAACCCGCTCACCACGGCCGCCACCGCGCTGCCGGACCTGCCGGTGCTGCTCACCGTCCTGGACGGCCGCCCCACGCACCGCGACGTGAGCCTGTAG
- a CDS encoding deoxyxylulose-5-phosphate synthase yields MTHGKTSYVCLPCRVSYKQPYDRDRERICPRCAEPMIHAGSAFAAPRRRDTAAWRALSVLLHAGVGFHKSCCGGPGFRPRGLREVRARLAYAERSGEPVSRALKRYDVP; encoded by the coding sequence ATGACCCACGGGAAGACCTCATACGTGTGCCTGCCCTGCCGGGTCTCGTACAAGCAGCCCTACGACCGGGACAGGGAGCGGATCTGTCCGCGCTGTGCCGAGCCGATGATCCACGCGGGCTCGGCCTTCGCCGCGCCGCGCCGCCGCGACACCGCCGCATGGCGGGCGCTCTCGGTCCTGCTGCACGCGGGCGTGGGTTTCCACAAGAGCTGCTGCGGAGGCCCGGGGTTCCGGCCCCGCGGTCTGCGTGAGGTGCGCGCGCGCCTTGCGTACGCCGAGCGGTCCGGCGAGCCCGTCTCCCGCGCGCTCAAGCGGTACGACGTGCCGTAG
- a CDS encoding TetR/AcrR family transcriptional regulator, giving the protein MPPSVQHKRIRKTPAARRAEIVDAAAAVALAEGLECVTLRRIGEELGVRPGLISHYFPSADDLVAEAFGSASSAELDSLLPAERAQGTPALHLGWFFARATGTSYDNISRLWINARHLSRYRPVLCDRVAEQEAAWRERLTGLIRQGVDRGEFRTEEPHVTTIQILVVLDGLGAHANTDTGNRPAAVSRMAATTAERELGLPHGALTRPDAPLTSSPTG; this is encoded by the coding sequence ATGCCGCCCAGCGTCCAGCACAAGCGAATTCGGAAGACGCCGGCCGCCCGACGCGCGGAGATCGTCGACGCGGCCGCCGCGGTCGCCCTCGCCGAAGGCCTCGAGTGCGTCACGCTGCGGCGGATCGGCGAGGAGCTCGGCGTCCGCCCCGGACTGATCAGCCACTACTTCCCCTCGGCGGACGACCTCGTCGCGGAGGCCTTCGGCAGCGCCTCCAGCGCCGAGCTCGACAGCCTCCTGCCCGCCGAGCGCGCCCAGGGGACGCCCGCGCTGCATCTGGGATGGTTCTTCGCCCGCGCGACGGGCACGTCCTACGACAACATCAGCCGCCTGTGGATCAACGCACGCCACCTCAGCCGCTACCGGCCCGTCCTGTGCGACCGGGTCGCCGAGCAGGAGGCGGCCTGGCGCGAGCGGCTCACCGGCCTGATCCGGCAGGGCGTCGACCGAGGCGAATTCCGCACGGAGGAACCACATGTGACGACCATTCAGATCCTGGTCGTGCTCGACGGCCTCGGCGCGCACGCCAACACCGACACCGGCAACCGCCCCGCCGCAGTGTCGCGCATGGCCGCCACGACGGCGGAACGCGAACTCGGCCTTCCGCACGGGGCGCTCACCCGGCCCGACGCGCCGCTCACGTCGTCACCCACCGGCTAG
- a CDS encoding quinone oxidoreductase family protein: MNDATMLAAGVDEFGPASALTVSRRPVPEPGPGEISIDVAYAGVGFVDTLLRSGAFPLWTPMVPGIEVTGRVRAVGRDVQGFTVGRSVAALLNDFGRGQRAGGYAQVAVAHHTMAAPVPDGVDLRRVTAVIVNGVTAWVALHDVARLDARDRVLVLGVTGGLGATTARMAALFPARQVIGVVGRDPDRAPGECTDVVVADALADGLDRLTPDGSVDVVIDPVGGPARATAFQRLAPFGRHVVLGNASRDDRPFSGDETWLATRTVSGLSIGGVAHLRPATCTEALTAVISLVARGILDEPLPTVDPLENAGKVHEALENRTAPAKTVLSVAD; the protein is encoded by the coding sequence ATGAACGACGCGACCATGCTCGCCGCCGGGGTCGACGAGTTCGGGCCCGCCTCCGCTCTCACCGTGTCACGCCGTCCCGTTCCCGAGCCGGGTCCCGGGGAGATCAGCATCGACGTCGCGTACGCGGGCGTCGGGTTCGTCGACACGCTGCTGCGCTCCGGGGCGTTCCCGCTGTGGACGCCGATGGTCCCCGGGATCGAGGTCACCGGCCGGGTGCGCGCGGTGGGCCGCGATGTCCAGGGATTCACGGTCGGCCGGAGCGTCGCCGCGCTGCTCAACGACTTCGGGCGCGGACAGCGCGCCGGCGGCTACGCGCAGGTCGCCGTCGCGCACCACACGATGGCCGCTCCGGTGCCGGACGGCGTCGACCTGCGCCGCGTCACCGCCGTCATCGTCAACGGCGTCACCGCGTGGGTGGCCCTGCACGACGTCGCCCGGCTCGACGCCCGGGACCGGGTCCTCGTCCTCGGGGTGACCGGTGGCCTGGGCGCCACCACGGCGCGGATGGCGGCGCTCTTCCCGGCCCGGCAGGTGATCGGGGTCGTCGGCCGCGACCCGGACCGAGCGCCGGGCGAGTGCACGGACGTGGTGGTCGCGGACGCGCTGGCCGACGGTCTCGACCGGCTCACGCCGGACGGTTCGGTGGACGTCGTCATCGACCCGGTGGGCGGCCCCGCGCGCGCCACCGCGTTCCAGCGTCTCGCCCCTTTCGGACGCCACGTCGTCCTCGGCAACGCCAGCCGCGACGACCGGCCCTTCTCCGGTGACGAGACCTGGCTGGCGACGCGCACCGTGTCCGGCCTGAGCATCGGCGGCGTCGCCCATCTGCGCCCGGCGACCTGCACCGAGGCGCTCACCGCCGTCATCTCCCTGGTGGCCCGCGGCATCCTGGACGAGCCACTGCCGACGGTCGATCCGCTGGAGAACGCCGGCAAGGTGCACGAGGCCCTGGAGAACCGGACGGCCCCGGCGAAGACAGTGCTGTCCGTGGCCGATTGA